Proteins from a single region of Paenibacillus sp. BIHB 4019:
- the serC gene encoding 3-phosphoserine/phosphohydroxythreonine transaminase, with translation MKRAFNFNAGPAALPLEVLEQAQQQFVEYQGAGMSIMEMSHRSELYEQVNNETQALFREIYGIPDNYHVLLLQGGASTQFATIPMNFLTPGKVGAYVMTGAWAEKAIKEAKLIGETAVAATSEAHKFNRIPALSDIQLPDQAAYLHITTNETIGGTQFAEFPQTGNVPLIADMSSDILSRPVDVSQFGLIYAGAQKNLGPSGVTVVIVRDDLIKESPKTIPAIFRYDTHAKAGSLYNTPPSFSVYMVNLVLKWIKARGGVAQINQYNRDKTKLIYDTIDQSGGFYYGFAAPESRSLMNITFRLQDAELEKKFIKQSEAEGFVGLKGHRDVGGLRASTYNAVPLESCKALAEFMAEFQKNNG, from the coding sequence ATGAAGAGAGCATTCAATTTTAATGCAGGACCGGCCGCTTTACCGCTCGAAGTACTTGAGCAGGCTCAGCAGCAATTCGTGGAGTATCAAGGCGCGGGCATGTCCATTATGGAAATGTCGCATCGCAGCGAGCTGTATGAGCAAGTTAACAATGAGACGCAGGCTCTTTTTCGCGAAATTTACGGCATTCCTGACAATTATCATGTTCTTCTGCTGCAAGGCGGCGCAAGTACGCAGTTTGCAACCATTCCAATGAATTTCCTTACCCCAGGCAAAGTCGGCGCTTATGTGATGACTGGCGCATGGGCAGAGAAAGCAATCAAGGAAGCGAAGCTTATTGGCGAGACAGCGGTAGCTGCTACTTCCGAAGCTCACAAGTTCAACCGCATTCCGGCACTTTCCGACATTCAGCTGCCAGACCAAGCCGCTTATTTGCACATTACGACAAATGAGACCATTGGCGGTACGCAATTTGCTGAATTCCCGCAAACGGGCAATGTTCCGCTAATCGCGGACATGTCGAGTGATATTTTGAGCCGTCCGGTAGATGTCAGCCAGTTTGGCCTGATTTATGCAGGCGCCCAGAAAAACCTCGGTCCTTCGGGTGTGACGGTTGTCATCGTTCGCGATGATCTTATTAAAGAAAGCCCTAAGACGATTCCGGCTATTTTCCGCTATGATACCCATGCGAAAGCAGGCTCGCTGTACAACACGCCGCCTTCCTTCTCGGTTTATATGGTCAATCTGGTGCTCAAATGGATTAAAGCAAGAGGCGGAGTCGCCCAAATCAATCAATACAACCGCGACAAAACAAAACTCATTTACGATACGATTGATCAAAGTGGCGGTTTCTATTATGGCTTTGCTGCTCCGGAAAGCCGTTCGCTTATGAACATTACATTCCGCTTGCAGGATGCAGAGCTTGAGAAGAAATTTATTAAGCAATCCGAAGCAGAAGGTTTTGTTGGCTTGAAAGGACATCGTGATGTTGGCGGGCTTCGTGCTTCGACTTACAATGCGGTTCCACTGGAAAGCTGCAAGGCGCTTGCTGAATTTATGGCAGAATTCCAAAAAAACAACGGCTAA